A stretch of Imperialibacter roseus DNA encodes these proteins:
- a CDS encoding CehA/McbA family metallohydrolase: protein MAKPTRVLLFLFVFCFNTNSTTEAHPRHSDPVLAELNDYLMAIQLLRVDDPAAARLFNIWDELRVVSWKIRELTDEQNLPMVDSKVMKQVGATRAKQKQLLEECRAYFAGMARKGPSLNVVIDQSVKSTPEAPVVNVQVGHFKVVVIEIENRRSVATKLAMKADLSDEILFWNKTITLAPESIGYTFAVCTPLTEKALTQIIQMSDSLGNKASATIRMQGIPMQNPPFSLLPANNAYKVVLPAPGRSPAKRHAPFKEGIKFTITDKLSGQPLATRIEVKDAANKSYWTPIKGPSYAVGRNENDGWRSIFWEYQPGPYFYIDGKAELGVPPAGKTATVYHGFEYNPVTVAVPENGVVEVAMERWINMPELGWYSGQTHIHTTDVGIPVQFSKYWPLISKSEDLNVSAILTLKGEWETHAIYANEFPMGERKAFSTAEHVITYGEEFRNNPYGHLAFLGLNELIQPISSGAVGELGGPDYPPNSYILDEAIEQGATTIAAHFGNFKGTDQIKTPWPSSGFEMPVDIALDKIQMAEIAGNGGQLDIWYDILNCGFRIPATAGPDWIIKDTPRVYVNLEDEPFTLDNWRKGLQQGKSFITNGPMLFFTVNGEQPGSVLKAGKMPATFEVMTQALTPKGNVPVEIVFNGKMIASTTDKITKITLEDSGWLAIRCGGAHSNPVYVDFEGRPAGYAEPAQRFIAIIDRLAEWVETKGLFYEADQKKLVLEELDKGKAVYAKIIKKAERLGRKIE, encoded by the coding sequence ATGGCAAAGCCTACCCGTGTACTACTGTTCCTTTTTGTTTTTTGTTTTAACACCAATTCTACCACGGAAGCCCACCCCAGGCACTCCGACCCCGTGCTGGCTGAATTGAACGACTACCTCATGGCCATACAACTCCTGAGGGTTGACGACCCCGCTGCGGCAAGGTTATTCAATATCTGGGATGAGCTAAGGGTGGTATCGTGGAAGATTCGTGAGTTGACCGATGAGCAAAACTTGCCAATGGTCGACAGCAAGGTTATGAAGCAAGTAGGCGCAACCAGAGCTAAGCAAAAGCAGCTTTTGGAAGAATGCCGAGCCTACTTTGCCGGAATGGCCCGCAAAGGTCCCTCGTTAAATGTAGTGATTGATCAGTCGGTCAAAAGCACGCCAGAAGCACCGGTAGTAAATGTGCAAGTCGGGCATTTCAAAGTAGTGGTTATCGAAATTGAAAATCGACGAAGCGTAGCCACAAAACTAGCCATGAAAGCCGATTTGAGCGATGAGATATTGTTTTGGAATAAGACCATCACCCTGGCTCCGGAGTCAATTGGCTACACCTTTGCCGTTTGCACGCCGCTCACTGAGAAGGCATTGACTCAAATCATCCAAATGAGCGACAGTCTTGGAAACAAGGCGTCAGCCACCATACGGATGCAGGGTATCCCCATGCAGAATCCTCCATTTTCGCTGCTCCCTGCCAACAATGCGTACAAGGTAGTGCTTCCAGCGCCTGGGCGGTCGCCCGCCAAAAGGCATGCCCCATTTAAAGAGGGAATCAAATTCACGATTACCGATAAGCTTAGTGGCCAACCACTGGCCACTCGTATTGAGGTGAAAGACGCTGCAAACAAAAGCTATTGGACGCCCATTAAAGGGCCTTCCTACGCTGTAGGCCGAAACGAAAACGATGGCTGGAGGTCCATTTTTTGGGAATATCAGCCAGGCCCATACTTCTATATCGATGGCAAAGCGGAGCTAGGCGTGCCACCAGCGGGAAAAACTGCCACTGTCTATCATGGCTTTGAGTATAATCCGGTGACAGTGGCAGTACCTGAAAATGGCGTTGTGGAAGTAGCCATGGAACGATGGATCAACATGCCTGAGTTGGGTTGGTACTCAGGACAAACGCATATCCATACCACCGACGTGGGCATACCAGTTCAATTCAGTAAATACTGGCCTTTGATTTCCAAAAGTGAAGACCTCAATGTGTCGGCCATCCTCACCCTGAAAGGTGAATGGGAAACCCACGCCATTTATGCCAACGAATTTCCCATGGGCGAAAGAAAGGCGTTTAGTACAGCGGAGCATGTGATCACCTATGGAGAAGAGTTTCGAAACAACCCCTATGGTCATCTGGCCTTTCTGGGGTTGAATGAATTGATTCAACCTATTAGCTCCGGTGCTGTAGGTGAGCTGGGTGGCCCTGATTATCCACCCAATTCATATATTCTGGATGAAGCCATCGAGCAGGGCGCCACCACCATTGCCGCCCATTTTGGAAACTTCAAAGGCACAGACCAAATCAAAACGCCCTGGCCTTCCTCGGGATTTGAGATGCCGGTTGATATTGCATTGGACAAGATCCAAATGGCAGAAATAGCTGGCAACGGCGGGCAGCTCGATATCTGGTACGACATCCTCAATTGTGGCTTCAGAATACCCGCCACTGCGGGCCCCGACTGGATCATCAAAGATACGCCAAGGGTGTATGTGAACCTGGAGGACGAGCCCTTTACATTAGACAACTGGCGAAAAGGGCTACAACAGGGAAAAAGCTTTATCACCAACGGCCCTATGCTCTTTTTCACAGTGAATGGCGAGCAGCCCGGAAGTGTGTTGAAAGCTGGCAAAATGCCCGCAACCTTTGAGGTGATGACACAGGCGCTCACTCCCAAAGGAAATGTGCCCGTAGAGATTGTCTTCAACGGCAAAATGATTGCCAGCACTACTGATAAGATTACAAAAATTACGCTGGAAGACTCCGGCTGGCTGGCGATCAGGTGTGGCGGAGCTCACTCAAATCCGGTGTATGTAGACTTTGAAGGCAGGCCCGCTGGCTACGCCGAACCGGCACAAAGATTCATTGCCATCATCGACCGGCTCGCCGAATGGGTAGAAACAAAAGGCCTTTTCTATGAAGCCGACCAAAAGAAGCTTGTTCTCGAAGAGCTTGACAAAGGAAAAGCAGTATATGCTAAAATAATTAAGAAGGCGGAGAGGCTGGGAAGGAAGATAGAGTAG
- a CDS encoding Gfo/Idh/MocA family protein, with the protein MKRRLFLKNTALTASSIAFLSSSSWAKLKADRLRTAHIGLGGMGMADLDSISSHKLVDVTALCDVDANNLAAANKLHKGAKAFTDYRKLFDEIGKSIDAVIVSTPDHTHAPASVMAMQMGKPVYCQKPLTHHVSEARAMRKLAEDNKLVTQMGIQIHSWNQYRGTVELIQSGIIGKVNTVRAWSNKNWGYDGPAPTGSDPVPSTLDWNLWLGTAPERAYKEGLYHPGNWRKMLDYGCGTLGDMGVHIFDTPYTALALDVPKTVTTSCRKPTGFGHPEKNVVTYEFPATKFTTDNFKWVWYDGVDAPDSHEELAMPGNDKLPSQGAMFIGEKGRLLLPHIDYPKLIVEGKYEKVDFPDLPKADHYHQFVDACLGKDKTSAPFSYAARLTEAILLGVVANRFPDQTLNWNNKGQKFDEAAANKLLEVPYRKF; encoded by the coding sequence ATGAAAAGAAGACTCTTCCTCAAAAACACTGCGCTCACTGCCTCCTCAATAGCTTTTTTATCATCTTCGTCCTGGGCAAAGCTAAAAGCCGACCGATTAAGAACCGCCCACATCGGACTGGGTGGTATGGGAATGGCCGACCTGGACTCTATCTCCTCGCACAAGCTGGTGGATGTAACTGCCTTGTGCGACGTGGATGCCAATAACCTGGCCGCTGCCAACAAGCTGCACAAAGGAGCAAAGGCATTTACCGACTACAGAAAGCTTTTTGATGAAATAGGCAAAAGCATTGATGCCGTGATTGTGTCAACACCTGACCACACCCATGCACCTGCTTCGGTCATGGCCATGCAAATGGGCAAACCAGTATATTGCCAAAAGCCATTGACACACCATGTGTCGGAGGCCAGGGCTATGCGCAAACTTGCAGAAGACAACAAGTTGGTCACGCAAATGGGGATACAAATTCACTCATGGAACCAATACCGGGGAACCGTTGAATTAATTCAGTCGGGTATTATCGGAAAAGTGAATACTGTCAGGGCCTGGTCCAACAAAAACTGGGGATACGACGGCCCTGCACCGACGGGTAGCGACCCGGTTCCTTCCACACTTGACTGGAACCTATGGCTGGGCACTGCCCCGGAAAGGGCCTACAAGGAAGGCCTTTATCATCCTGGCAACTGGAGAAAGATGCTGGATTACGGCTGTGGCACCTTGGGCGACATGGGCGTTCACATTTTCGACACCCCTTACACTGCATTAGCGCTTGATGTACCAAAAACTGTCACCACAAGTTGCAGAAAACCCACGGGATTTGGCCACCCGGAAAAGAATGTTGTGACGTACGAATTCCCTGCCACAAAATTTACCACCGACAACTTCAAGTGGGTGTGGTACGACGGCGTGGATGCGCCTGACAGCCATGAAGAGCTTGCCATGCCAGGTAACGACAAACTTCCCAGTCAGGGTGCGATGTTTATTGGTGAAAAAGGCAGGCTGTTGCTACCCCACATCGACTACCCTAAATTGATCGTCGAAGGAAAATACGAAAAGGTTGATTTCCCTGACCTGCCAAAGGCGGATCACTACCATCAGTTTGTTGACGCCTGCCTTGGAAAAGACAAGACCAGTGCGCCGTTCTCATACGCAGCCAGGTTAACGGAGGCCATCCTTTTGGGTGTTGTTGCCAATCGCTTCCCTGACCAAACCCTGAATTGGAATAACAAAGGCCAAAAGTTCGATGAGGCAGCTGCCAACAAGTTGCTCGAAGTACCCTACAGAAAGTTTTAA
- a CDS encoding TonB-dependent receptor, whose protein sequence is MRHIFLLTLSMLVTYASLAQNGQLKGKVVDASTNAPLAAATIEIDGKGRTTTNDNGEFSVDCAGSAIVRVSYVGYETFSKTADCATELVFSLISSTKSLQEVEVTALSNPNRSLLEQPISIVKLGSQELKRSTGLFLDDAINTSVPGVFMERRTISGGQQINIRGYGSGMGFRGISSNFDSQGVKMYLNGIPITDAEGITVMDDVDYGSVSNLEVSKGPSGTLYGLAISGVVNLQTQKAEKGQTSIGEDFMVGSYGLQRSTTRLAIGGEKSSFLINYGHQKYDGFMPHTRSHKNFVNMMGDYVLNDKQSMTSYLGFSDSYDERNGELTKEQYETFDYSGNSRYIANNAHSAVKTFRAGVGHTYHFNDHVSNTTSLFGSAQEMDNSSAGGWTDKTPLNYGFRSTFDKQFKLSEAVTLSGITGVEMQQMEAFTAGYGMGADSTNLSGYNVITAIRSNQATTSSTSSYFTQWTLSLPSDISVTAGIGISNMKLRLEDRLWGLTNDHPGNARLKTYENTYNGLASPSFAINKKISKVASVYASYSVGYKAPVSSNILISTTGQLNTGLEPEKGTQIEIGTKGSMIDNRLFYTVAGFNAKFQDKFTNVTVQNPSNTATLYSYIINGGSLNNTGLEVLVNYNVVSSNTGFLKLLRPFANLTYSHFTYDNFTYETIGKSVVNQDSTIVNDYSGNAVAGVSPVVFNLGVDVDTKPGFYGNLNFNYRSSMFYTSDEVNETEAYSLLNIKAGFRKSFGHFNLDAYFGANNITGEQYYQMVFVNQIPDAYIPAPNEINFFGGVNLKYTF, encoded by the coding sequence ATGAGACACATATTTTTACTCACATTGAGTATGCTGGTGACGTATGCGTCATTGGCTCAGAATGGGCAGCTAAAAGGAAAGGTGGTTGATGCATCGACCAACGCTCCGCTGGCAGCTGCTACTATTGAAATTGACGGAAAAGGGAGAACAACCACTAATGACAACGGAGAGTTCTCGGTTGATTGCGCAGGTTCAGCCATCGTTCGGGTAAGCTACGTAGGCTATGAAACCTTTTCAAAAACAGCAGACTGCGCCACTGAGCTTGTCTTTTCACTGATTTCTTCAACAAAAAGTCTCCAGGAAGTGGAAGTTACGGCTCTTTCAAACCCCAACCGGTCACTACTTGAGCAGCCCATCTCTATTGTGAAGCTGGGCAGCCAGGAGCTTAAGCGGTCAACAGGTCTTTTTCTCGATGACGCTATCAATACCAGCGTTCCCGGTGTGTTTATGGAAAGAAGAACGATCTCGGGTGGTCAGCAGATCAATATCAGAGGCTACGGCAGCGGAATGGGCTTCCGTGGTATTAGCAGTAACTTCGACTCCCAGGGGGTGAAGATGTATCTGAACGGGATTCCGATTACCGACGCCGAGGGCATCACAGTGATGGATGATGTTGACTATGGCTCGGTGAGTAACCTGGAGGTGAGCAAAGGGCCATCGGGCACTTTGTATGGGCTGGCAATATCCGGCGTTGTGAACCTGCAAACACAGAAAGCCGAAAAAGGCCAAACCTCTATTGGAGAAGACTTCATGGTAGGAAGCTACGGTTTGCAGCGCTCCACTACCCGATTGGCCATCGGAGGCGAAAAGTCATCGTTTCTGATTAACTACGGACACCAGAAATATGACGGATTTATGCCTCACACCAGGTCGCACAAGAACTTCGTGAACATGATGGGAGACTATGTGCTGAACGATAAGCAGAGCATGACCTCATACCTGGGTTTTAGCGACAGCTATGATGAGAGAAACGGCGAGTTAACGAAAGAACAATATGAAACTTTCGACTACTCCGGCAACAGCCGCTACATCGCCAACAATGCGCATTCGGCAGTTAAAACCTTCAGAGCCGGCGTCGGGCACACCTATCATTTCAACGACCATGTTTCCAACACCACTTCCTTGTTCGGTTCAGCACAAGAAATGGACAACAGCTCTGCCGGAGGCTGGACAGACAAAACCCCGCTGAATTATGGCTTCCGATCTACTTTTGACAAGCAGTTCAAACTATCTGAAGCCGTAACCCTTTCTGGCATTACAGGCGTGGAGATGCAGCAGATGGAGGCCTTTACAGCTGGCTATGGTATGGGCGCTGACAGCACCAACCTGAGTGGCTACAATGTCATTACAGCTATCAGAAGCAATCAGGCGACGACAAGCTCCACCTCCTCCTATTTTACTCAGTGGACTTTGTCGCTACCTTCGGATATCAGCGTCACAGCAGGCATTGGCATCAGCAACATGAAGCTGCGCCTGGAAGATCGACTTTGGGGACTTACCAACGACCACCCTGGGAATGCCAGGCTGAAAACCTATGAAAACACCTATAACGGGCTGGCGTCCCCAAGCTTTGCCATCAACAAAAAGATCAGCAAAGTGGCCTCGGTGTATGCGTCTTACTCGGTAGGTTACAAGGCACCTGTTAGCTCCAATATCCTGATTTCAACCACGGGCCAGCTCAACACAGGCCTGGAGCCGGAGAAAGGCACTCAGATCGAGATCGGCACCAAAGGAAGCATGATAGACAACCGATTGTTTTATACAGTCGCAGGTTTCAATGCCAAATTCCAGGACAAGTTCACCAATGTAACCGTACAGAACCCGTCGAACACTGCTACACTGTACTCTTACATTATTAATGGCGGCAGCCTGAACAATACAGGGCTGGAAGTGCTGGTGAACTACAACGTAGTGAGTTCCAATACCGGCTTCCTGAAGCTCTTGCGTCCTTTTGCTAACTTGACTTACTCTCACTTTACCTACGACAATTTCACCTATGAGACAATAGGCAAAAGCGTTGTTAATCAGGACAGCACGATCGTGAATGACTACTCCGGCAATGCGGTCGCAGGCGTTTCTCCCGTGGTGTTCAATCTTGGCGTAGATGTAGATACGAAGCCTGGCTTCTACGGAAACTTGAACTTCAACTACCGTAGTTCTATGTTCTACACATCGGATGAAGTGAATGAAACAGAGGCCTACAGCCTGCTGAACATCAAAGCAGGCTTCAGGAAATCCTTCGGGCACTTCAATTTGGATGCTTATTTCGGTGCCAATAACATCACCGGAGAGCAGTACTACCAAATGGTGTTTGTAAACCAGATTCCTGACGCCTATATCCCAGCTCCCAACGAAATCAATTTCTTTGGAGGTGTGAACCTGAAATACACCTTCTAA